Proteins encoded together in one Planctomycetia bacterium window:
- a CDS encoding DUF1549 and DUF1553 domain-containing protein: MLGLSILFFSAVVFPNVTAAASPNVPSHVPSFAQEIVPTFYKLGCNAGECHGSFSGKGNFRLSLFAADAEADHLSIHDAFDRRIDRQSPADSLLLKKPTMGMPHGGGLRLRKDSPEYALLLKWIEAGAKTDHTTAPRVTAVEVDPPVLEVAVGTKSAPLRVTARFSDGTRRDVSSFARFESLDASLAETDGAVISTRRPGDTHILAHYAGQIGYANVLAPVAEKPTKFPAETLTDSVDRLIVDKLRRLHVVPADLCSDNDFLRRVYLDVVGRLPSPDEVRRFTSDKSPNKRSAEIDRLLVDPLHAAVWANKMCDAMGADNRTMYDQSVYRIYDWMRNRFERNIGWDQIVRGALTGSIADDRTLAQLEKEHERIKLAREAQAAANAEAKKTGKKVEPTVVHLTDKPWRSEMALRNTLEDFSYNLKFRVQAGPRKGQMDARPLSQHVATAFLGVRLECAECHKHPHDRWSQQDFFSFTAAFSYLKRGVSPEMTAKKLTFINGVFVTDVPEETFLDPKTGEPLPPRALGGPVIQTKAGVDPRLEIWKWMVAPENPYFARAMVNRVWAHYFGRGLIEPVDALSEANPPSHPEVMDALVADFRNSGYDLRRLHRRILNTRSYQRDWMTNASNADEERNYSHRVLRRMPAEFVLDALADVTGTPIKLDITIYGGPGDDRTVERAIDMPLSRPRGDDSYVLKIFDKPLRTQSCDCERSSGPNLSQALFLYNDTALTKKIADPAGRLAKLLKATPDDDRLLDELYLLTLARLPNDAERTRSREHLKSASSRTLGFEDLFWSLLNRREFLIIH; the protein is encoded by the coding sequence ATGCTTGGTTTGTCGATCTTGTTCTTTTCGGCGGTCGTATTTCCCAACGTCACCGCGGCCGCTTCGCCAAACGTGCCATCGCACGTCCCCTCGTTCGCACAAGAGATCGTGCCGACTTTCTACAAGCTCGGCTGCAACGCCGGCGAGTGCCATGGCTCGTTTTCCGGCAAAGGAAACTTCCGCCTTTCGCTGTTCGCGGCCGACGCCGAGGCCGACCACTTATCGATCCACGACGCTTTCGACCGACGCATCGATCGCCAATCTCCGGCCGATAGCTTGCTGCTGAAAAAACCAACCATGGGCATGCCGCACGGCGGCGGCCTCCGGCTTCGCAAGGATAGCCCTGAGTACGCATTGTTGCTTAAGTGGATCGAAGCCGGTGCGAAGACCGATCACACGACCGCGCCGCGCGTCACGGCGGTCGAAGTCGATCCGCCCGTCCTCGAAGTTGCCGTCGGGACGAAGAGCGCGCCGCTACGCGTCACGGCCCGCTTCAGCGACGGCACCCGGCGTGACGTTTCCTCGTTTGCACGATTTGAATCGCTCGACGCCAGCCTTGCCGAAACCGACGGCGCCGTGATCTCGACGCGCCGCCCCGGCGACACGCACATCCTCGCACACTACGCCGGTCAGATCGGCTACGCAAACGTCCTCGCTCCGGTAGCCGAGAAGCCGACGAAGTTCCCTGCGGAAACTCTGACGGACTCCGTCGATCGACTGATCGTCGATAAGTTACGTCGGCTCCATGTCGTGCCGGCCGATCTTTGTTCCGACAACGATTTCCTGCGTCGCGTTTATCTCGACGTCGTCGGTCGCTTGCCGTCTCCCGACGAGGTGCGCCGTTTTACGTCCGACAAGTCGCCGAACAAGCGGAGCGCGGAGATCGATCGTCTGCTCGTCGATCCGCTGCATGCCGCCGTTTGGGCGAACAAGATGTGCGATGCGATGGGTGCCGACAATCGCACGATGTACGACCAGTCGGTGTATCGCATCTACGACTGGATGCGAAATCGCTTCGAACGCAACATCGGCTGGGACCAGATCGTTCGCGGCGCGTTGACCGGTTCGATCGCCGATGACCGCACGCTCGCGCAACTCGAAAAAGAACACGAGCGCATCAAGCTGGCACGCGAAGCACAAGCCGCTGCGAATGCCGAGGCCAAAAAGACCGGGAAGAAAGTCGAGCCGACGGTCGTGCATCTCACCGACAAGCCGTGGCGGTCGGAAATGGCGCTGCGCAACACGCTCGAAGACTTTTCGTACAACTTAAAGTTTCGCGTGCAGGCAGGCCCGCGCAAGGGACAAATGGACGCGCGGCCTCTGTCGCAGCATGTCGCGACGGCGTTTCTCGGCGTTCGGCTCGAATGCGCCGAGTGCCACAAGCATCCGCACGACCGTTGGTCGCAACAAGATTTCTTCAGCTTTACTGCGGCGTTCTCCTATTTGAAGCGCGGCGTCTCGCCCGAGATGACGGCGAAGAAGCTGACGTTTATCAACGGCGTCTTCGTAACCGATGTGCCGGAAGAAACCTTTCTCGATCCCAAGACCGGCGAGCCTTTGCCGCCGCGTGCTTTGGGTGGACCCGTGATTCAGACTAAAGCCGGCGTCGATCCACGGCTTGAGATCTGGAAGTGGATGGTCGCTCCGGAGAATCCGTATTTCGCTCGCGCGATGGTCAACCGCGTGTGGGCTCATTACTTCGGCCGTGGTTTGATCGAACCGGTCGATGCCTTGTCCGAAGCGAATCCGCCGTCGCATCCGGAAGTGATGGATGCACTCGTCGCAGACTTCCGCAACAGCGGCTACGACCTGCGCCGCCTCCATCGTCGCATCTTGAACACACGTAGTTATCAGCGCGATTGGATGACGAACGCTTCGAATGCCGATGAAGAGCGCAACTACTCGCATCGCGTGCTGCGCCGCATGCCGGCCGAATTCGTACTCGATGCTCTCGCCGACGTCACCGGCACTCCGATCAAGCTCGACATCACGATCTACGGCGGTCCCGGCGACGACCGAACCGTCGAACGCGCGATCGATATGCCGCTCAGTCGTCCGCGCGGCGACGACAGCTATGTGCTGAAGATCTTCGACAAACCGCTTCGCACGCAAAGCTGCGATTGCGAACGCTCCAGCGGCCCGAACCTGAGCCAAGCGTTGTTTCTTTACAACGACACGGCCCTGACGAAGAAGATCGCCGACCCGGCTGGTCGCCTCGCGAAGCTACTCAAAGCAACTCCCGACGACGACCGCCTGCTCGACGAGCTTTACTTGCTGACACTCGCTCGTCTGCCGAACGACGCCGAACGAACTCGTTCGCGCGAGCATTTGAAGTCGGCTTCGAGTCGCACGCTCGGTTTCGAAGACTTGTTCTGGTCGCTCCTCAATCGGCGTGAGTTCTTGATCATTCACTAA
- a CDS encoding DUF1501 domain-containing protein — MNVSHGCRGFTRRDMLQFGGLGLSALTLPAILRNEALLRAEQVAKASKAKNVIFIWQQGGPPHQDTWDMKPDAPAEIRGEFKQIATDLPGYHVCELMPELSKRIHKLTVLRGVNHHIPDHNPASMFMLGSGNAPSTAHKYPTWSAVVKREMPEITGLPTSVAIPVEPSEGPGAGFLGSAWQSFAIQADPSDKEFKARSMSLPPGIDRDRFEVRRKLLIDTEKSFDRMTQRPDLLRGYDKFYEDAHQIILSPRTSAAFRMDEESEKRRDRFGRNKLGQRLLLARRLVQAGVRFVTINEPVGWDTHADNFKKLRTNLPVVDTAVSALVDDLAEHGMLDDTLVMMFGEFGRTPKINAQSGRDHWAKAMSIILAGGGVPGGLVYGKTDREGALVTDASHSPADFACTIYTLLGIDPHKKYVSSGQPVSLVNGGSPITAICGA, encoded by the coding sequence ATGAACGTCTCCCACGGTTGCCGCGGCTTTACCCGTCGCGACATGTTGCAATTCGGCGGACTCGGCCTCTCCGCCCTCACGCTGCCGGCAATCTTGCGTAATGAGGCGCTGTTGCGAGCCGAGCAAGTCGCCAAGGCAAGCAAAGCGAAGAACGTCATCTTCATTTGGCAACAAGGGGGTCCGCCGCATCAAGACACTTGGGACATGAAGCCCGACGCACCGGCTGAAATTCGCGGCGAGTTCAAGCAGATCGCCACCGACTTGCCCGGCTATCATGTTTGCGAGCTGATGCCCGAGCTATCCAAGCGCATTCATAAGCTGACCGTTCTGCGCGGCGTCAACCATCACATTCCCGATCACAATCCGGCGAGCATGTTCATGCTCGGCTCCGGCAACGCCCCGAGCACGGCCCACAAGTACCCGACGTGGTCGGCCGTGGTGAAGCGTGAGATGCCGGAAATCACCGGCCTGCCGACTTCCGTTGCCATTCCGGTCGAGCCGAGCGAAGGGCCGGGGGCCGGCTTCCTCGGGTCCGCTTGGCAATCGTTCGCGATCCAGGCCGACCCGAGCGATAAGGAATTCAAAGCCCGCTCGATGTCGCTCCCGCCGGGCATCGACCGCGATCGTTTCGAAGTTCGCCGCAAATTGTTGATCGACACCGAGAAGTCTTTCGATCGCATGACGCAACGGCCCGATTTGCTGCGCGGCTACGACAAGTTCTACGAAGACGCGCATCAGATCATCCTCTCGCCGCGCACGAGTGCCGCGTTCCGCATGGACGAAGAATCGGAAAAACGACGCGACCGCTTCGGCCGCAACAAGCTGGGACAACGCCTCCTTCTCGCGCGCCGCTTGGTGCAAGCCGGCGTCCGCTTCGTCACGATCAACGAACCGGTCGGCTGGGACACGCACGCCGACAACTTCAAAAAGCTGCGCACGAACTTGCCTGTCGTCGATACGGCGGTCAGCGCGCTCGTCGACGATCTCGCGGAACACGGCATGCTCGACGATACGCTGGTGATGATGTTCGGCGAGTTCGGACGGACGCCGAAGATCAACGCTCAGTCCGGCCGCGACCATTGGGCCAAGGCGATGAGCATCATTCTCGCCGGCGGCGGCGTGCCTGGTGGGCTCGTCTACGGCAAGACCGACCGGGAAGGGGCTCTCGTCACCGACGCCAGCCATTCTCCGGCCGACTTCGCCTGCACCATCTACACGCTGCTCGGCATCGACCCGCACAAGAAGTACGTCTCGTCGGGCCAACCGGTAAGCCTCGTCAACGGCGGCAGCCCAATCACGGCGATCTGCGGAGCGTAA
- a CDS encoding PilZ domain-containing protein has product MSQVAVASRVEPRYEIDGELAVTLIIEPDDYRSAPIEVEATLINLSASGAKLAVPTALEQDKTVRIKLVVDRLGLSFYLSARVCWAAPEGESSSIVGCQLSPNIPEGILQHIAQGGRLNRRDQDRRATSMQVGIARGGIRLWSREKAVIRNYAAGGVCLEMTKSAQLAEVLRLRFAMDELEGVDVVVRWVIQQEDRFLMGCEYQNATSFARLQAVFN; this is encoded by the coding sequence ATGTCTCAGGTCGCCGTCGCATCGCGCGTTGAACCTCGTTATGAAATCGATGGCGAACTCGCCGTAACGCTCATTATCGAGCCCGACGACTATCGCTCCGCGCCGATCGAGGTGGAAGCGACGCTCATCAATCTATCGGCAAGCGGTGCGAAGCTAGCCGTGCCGACGGCGCTCGAGCAAGACAAGACGGTGCGCATCAAGCTCGTCGTCGATCGACTCGGTCTAAGCTTTTATTTGTCGGCGCGTGTTTGCTGGGCGGCACCGGAAGGGGAAAGTTCCAGCATCGTCGGCTGTCAGCTTTCGCCGAATATCCCGGAAGGAATTCTGCAGCACATCGCCCAAGGAGGCCGGCTCAACCGTCGCGATCAAGATCGTCGCGCGACGTCGATGCAGGTGGGAATCGCTCGCGGCGGCATCCGACTTTGGTCGCGTGAAAAAGCGGTGATTCGAAACTATGCCGCCGGCGGCGTCTGCTTGGAAATGACGAAGTCGGCTCAGCTCGCCGAAGTGCTCCGTCTTCGCTTTGCGATGGATGAACTCGAAGGGGTCGACGTCGTCGTCCGTTGGGTCATCCAACAGGAAGACCGGTTTCTCATGGGCTGCGAATACCAAAACGCAACCAGCTTCGCTCGCCTGCAAGCGGTCTTCAATTAA